In Trifolium pratense cultivar HEN17-A07 linkage group LG7, ARS_RC_1.1, whole genome shotgun sequence, a genomic segment contains:
- the LOC123899410 gene encoding zinc finger CCCH domain-containing protein 48-like, producing MVTKWTRIDRRIIPTTCYYWLNGRCNRNPCRFLHSKPPIVTKTVNCNGGRKRCSESESEENSLTKRAATVWIRNSGDCISKTPLVEPSQTSSPTISTRVVGEVSQTSSHISSTEVVEEVSQSSSHSLSTEVVEEVSQSSSHSLSTEVVETADSSSPILSTAVVEVSQSSSAILSTELCKYWINGNCVHGDKCRDMHSWFSGDRLSAVTNLEGHKKLVTGITLPVGTNKLFSGSTDGTVRIWDCHTAECANVTNLGDEVNSLISEGHWIFVGLSNIVKAWNIQNGSGYTLEVPNGRVLAMTVGKDTLLAGAEDGVISAWKGSSEANSPFKLVASLLGHSKSVVCLTVGCPNKRLFSGSMDHSIKVWDLDTFECKMTLNGHTDTVTSLISWGNFLLSSSLDCTVKVWAESEEKTFHVAYSHNVENGIVALNAMTDAEDKTILFCSCQDNSVRLYELPSFSERGRLFARQEVRSIEKGPGGLIFTGDATGLVTVSKWSEEAKVEAA from the exons ATGGTCACTAAATGGACAAGAATTGATCGACGAATTATCCCCACAACATGTTATTACTGGTTGAATGGGAGATGCAATCGAAACCCTTGTAGGTTTCTTCACAGCAAACCTCCTATAGTCACCAAGACTGTCAATTGTAATGGAGGAAGGAAGCGATGTTCTGAGTCTGAGTCTGAAGAAAATTCACTTACTAAGCGTGCAGCCACGGTTTGGATTAGGAATAGTGGAGATTGTATTTCTAAGACACCACTTGTTGAGCCTTCTCAGACTTCATCGCCTACCATATCGACACGAGTTGTCGGAGAAGTTTCTCAGACTTCATCACATATTTCATCGACAGAAGTTGTCGAAGAAGTTTCTCAGAGTTCATCACATTCTTTATCGACAGAAGTTGTCGAAGAAGTTTCTCAGAGTTCATCACATTCTTTATCGACAGAAGTTGTCGAAACTGCTGATAGTTCGTCACCTATTTTATCGACAGCAGTTGTCGAAGTTTCTCAGAGTTCGTCAGCTATTTTATCGACAGAATTATGCAAATATTGGATCAACGGAAACTGTGTGCATGGTGATAAATGTCGGGATATGCATTCTTGGTTTTCTGGTGATCGGTTATCAGCAGTAACAAATCTTGAAGGGCACAAGAAACTTGTCACAGGAATTACACTTCCAGTTGGGACGAACAAACTTTTCTCTGGAAGTACTGATGGCACAGTTCGGATATGGGACTGCCATACTGCTGAGTGTGCTAATGTGACCAATCTTGGTGATGAAGTCAACTCTTTAATCAGCGAGGGCCATTGGATTTTTGTTGGTCTATCAAATATTGTCAAG GCATGGAATATTCAGAATGGTTCAGGGTATACTCTTGAAGTGCCTAATGGGCGAGTCCTTGCCATGACTGTTGGCAAAGATACACTATTAGCTGGTGCAGAG GATGGTGTAATTTCTGCATGGAAGGGCAGCTCTGAAGCCAATTCCCCTTTTAAACTGGTTGCATCACTACTTGGCCACTCTAAATCTGTTGTTTGCCTAACTGTCGGATGCCCCAACAAGAGGCTTTTCTCGGGATCCATGGACCACAGTATTAAG GTTTGGGATCTTGACACATTTGAATGTAAAATGACACTCAATGGGCATACTGACACAGTCACGTCGCTTATTAGTTGGGGCAACTTCTTACTATCAAGTTCATTGGACTGCACTGTTAAGGTCTGGGCTGAAAGTGAAGAGAAAACTTTCCATGTGGCATATTCGCACAATGTGGAAAAC GGCATTGTTGCACTTAATGCGATGACTGATGCAGAAGATAAGACTATACTGTTTTGCTCTTGCCAAGACAATTCAGTTCGTCTGTATGAACTACCATC TTTTTCAGAGAGGGGTAGACTATTTGCTCGACAAGAAGTTAGATCAATCGAGAAAGGTCCTGGTGGACTCATCTTCACTGGAGATGCAACTGGTTTGGTGACTGTCTCAAAATGGTCGGAAGAAGCCAAAGTAGAAGCAGCATAG